From the Methanocorpusculum sp. genome, the window GGGGGCGGCTCGCGGTGGAGAGATCATATTTTCGAGGTTTATGGGAGGTTATGGATCCTCATCCACACGTGAATATTCGGCCTTTAAACAAATCGTGTGGGTTTCATCACATAATTCGTGGAAATAATGTGATGTACATCACATTATTTTTAGAATGACTGGATACAGTTCAGCGATGAGAACAAGCGTATTCTTCGAGTTTTTTTAGCCAGCTGTCAAAGTGAGGGCACTTTTCTCGTATTACCTCGAGTCCAATATTCTCTGCAATAGGAATTCCGTGATAGATTTTCTGGTATTGAGTCCCGTAGATTTCCTTAAGGTGAACTGATGGGCCTTTATTTGTGTCTATTTTTTCCGGTTCGCCAAATTTATGGAGAACAGTTTTTAGTTTACTCAATGTTGATGGTGTAGCGTTTTGGAGGTTTCTGTTTATGGTATCAACGCTGGAGAAAAGAAGGGCTTCAAATTCGTGAAGCTGAATGTAGGGGATGAAGTCGGGAGAGAGTTCATCCAGATCCTCTTTGAGTTTTTGTTCGAGGAACAAAACTTTTTCTTCTGCATTTTTCCGGGATTCTGCTTCGTCTTTTCCCGGAAAATCAGAGGGCAGCTGATAGAGATCTATCATCGTGGTGATGAGACATGGCGCATGCCCTCTTAGTCTAATGGTGTTTTTGCGGAATTGTGCGTAGGTGGAGAGTCCCCCGAAATGGGTTGCATCGGTCTGGTTGGTCTGGACTTTGACGATGAAGCCAAGGGAGGTTAGATAGGATATGAGGACTCTGTCGACAAAGCGTTTCTCTGTGTCTCCTTCTACGTGGATTTTGAGGAGCATGATGATTACGGGTTACCGCCCATGATGTTTTTGCGCCAGATCTCACCGAGTGTGTAATCTTTTAACCAGTCTTTGAGTTCTTCTGTATCCGGTCTGGTGATTTTTGTTTCTCCGTGTTCTTTTTCAGCGATGAGGATGTCGTCAGGGGTGAAGCAGTTCACAAGCTGAACGGATTGTGTGGATATGAGCAGTTGGGAGTTGGCAGAGGCGAGTTTGATGAGTTCTGCAAGGATCTCGATCGCTTCCGGGTGGAGTCCAAGTTCGGGTTCGTCGATGATGATGAATTTCGGGGGGTTGGGCTGCAAGAGGAGGGTGGAGAGAGCAATGAATCTCAGTGTCCCGTCGGAGAGAGCGGAGAGGGGGAAGTCGTAATGTTCTGCATATCTATCGTTCCAGAGAAGTCTGACGTTTTCTCCCGTTTTCTGGAAGATAAAGTCTTTGAAGTCGGGAAAGGCAAACCTGATGGCAGTGATGATGCTTTCGTAGTTTTTGGGATAATTATTTTTGAT encodes:
- a CDS encoding DUF4276 family protein, which encodes MLLKIHVEGDTEKRFVDRVLISYLTSLGFIVKVQTNQTDATHFGGLSTYAQFRKNTIRLRGHAPCLITTMIDLYQLPSDFPGKDEAESRKNAEEKVLFLEQKLKEDLDELSPDFIPYIQLHEFEALLFSSVDTINRNLQNATPSTLSKLKTVLHKFGEPEKIDTNKGPSVHLKEIYGTQYQKIYHGIPIAENIGLEVIREKCPHFDSWLKKLEEYACSHR